A genomic window from Arthrobacter globiformis includes:
- a CDS encoding sugar phosphate isomerase/epimerase family protein: MTENKLIIGTAPDSWGVWFADDPKQTPWERFLDEVAESGYKWIELGPYGYLPNDPTRLAEELKQRDLKVCAGTVFTAFHRGLDQWETAWEPARKVAELTAAMGGEHIVVIPAMWRDDVTGEAVESGQLTEKAWSDLFAGHNRLGKTLLEDFGLKQQFHSHADSHVGAQEDIETLLGATDPKYLSLCLDTGHAEYCGASSLELIKNYPDRIGYLHLKQINPDVLKMVNEENMTWAAANLAGVMTEPPNGLPDLRAVIEAVEALDRPIFGIVEQDMYPVAFDVPMPIAKRTRNYLLSCGSRTAVS, translated from the coding sequence ATGACTGAGAACAAGCTGATCATCGGCACCGCGCCCGACTCCTGGGGCGTGTGGTTTGCGGATGACCCCAAGCAGACCCCGTGGGAGCGCTTCCTGGACGAGGTGGCCGAATCCGGCTACAAGTGGATCGAGCTCGGCCCTTACGGCTACCTACCCAACGACCCCACCCGCCTCGCCGAGGAGCTCAAGCAGCGCGACCTGAAGGTCTGCGCGGGCACGGTCTTCACCGCGTTCCACCGCGGACTGGACCAGTGGGAGACGGCCTGGGAGCCGGCCCGCAAGGTCGCCGAACTGACAGCAGCCATGGGCGGCGAGCACATCGTGGTCATCCCCGCCATGTGGCGCGACGACGTCACCGGCGAGGCCGTGGAAAGCGGCCAGCTCACGGAGAAGGCGTGGAGCGACCTGTTCGCCGGCCACAACCGGCTCGGAAAGACGCTGCTCGAGGACTTCGGCCTGAAGCAGCAGTTCCACTCCCACGCTGATTCCCACGTCGGAGCCCAGGAAGACATTGAAACGCTCCTTGGAGCGACCGATCCGAAGTACCTCAGCCTCTGCCTGGACACCGGCCACGCGGAATACTGCGGCGCCTCCAGCCTGGAGCTCATCAAGAACTACCCGGACCGGATCGGGTACCTGCACCTGAAGCAGATCAACCCGGACGTCCTCAAGATGGTCAACGAGGAAAACATGACCTGGGCAGCGGCAAACCTGGCCGGCGTCATGACGGAACCGCCCAACGGCCTGCCGGACCTGCGTGCGGTCATTGAAGCAGTTGAGGCCCTCGACCGGCCGATCTTCGGCATCGTGGAACAGGACATGTACCCGGTGGCCTTCGACGTTCCGATGCCCATCGCCAAGCGCACCCGCAACTACCTGCTGTCATGCGGCTCCCGCACCGCGGTCAGCTAA
- a CDS encoding ArsR/SmtB family transcription factor: MSNDDDDLLDAAFLALSDPVRRQLISRLSRGPATVNELAEPFAISKQAVSKHIQVLEQAQLVTRSRDAQRRPVHLNPARLEALTAWIDQYRLVREAQFRSLDAVLRTNTAPRGSSQKDRQ; the protein is encoded by the coding sequence ATGAGCAATGACGACGACGACCTCTTGGACGCGGCCTTCCTGGCCCTGTCGGATCCGGTGCGCCGCCAGCTTATCTCCCGGCTCAGCCGGGGACCCGCCACCGTCAATGAACTGGCCGAGCCCTTCGCGATCTCCAAGCAGGCGGTCTCGAAGCACATCCAGGTCCTCGAGCAGGCGCAGCTGGTCACGCGAAGCCGTGACGCGCAGCGCCGGCCCGTGCACCTGAACCCCGCACGGCTCGAAGCACTCACCGCGTGGATCGACCAGTACCGGCTGGTCCGCGAGGCGCAGTTCCGCAGTCTCGATGCCGTACTCCGTACCAACACCGCCCCACGCGGCAGTAGTCAAAAGGACAGACAATGA
- a CDS encoding SRPBCC family protein — translation MSNALKLTVPDGVPFIDFEREFDFPVAEVFRAHKEPELITQWLGPRGTTVDIDHYDFRSGGSYLYNHTGPDGVSYAFSGIFHTVRENEFAIQTFEFSGYPDIVSIEFMNFEDLGGGRCRLRGHSVYPTMEARDGMAQSGMESGLSDGYERLEEVLAK, via the coding sequence ATGAGCAACGCGCTGAAACTCACCGTTCCCGACGGCGTCCCGTTCATCGATTTCGAGCGTGAGTTCGATTTCCCGGTCGCTGAGGTGTTCCGTGCCCACAAAGAACCGGAGCTGATTACCCAGTGGCTGGGGCCGCGTGGAACCACTGTGGACATCGACCACTATGACTTCCGCAGCGGCGGCAGCTACCTGTACAACCACACTGGCCCCGATGGCGTGTCCTACGCCTTCAGTGGCATCTTCCACACCGTCCGGGAAAACGAGTTTGCCATCCAGACTTTTGAGTTCAGCGGCTACCCGGACATCGTCAGCATCGAATTCATGAACTTCGAGGATCTCGGCGGCGGCCGGTGCAGGCTTCGCGGCCATTCGGTCTATCCCACCATGGAGGCCCGCGACGGCATGGCCCAGTCGGGCATGGAAAGCGGCTTGAGCGACGGCTACGAGCGCCTCGAGGAGGTGCTGGCCAAGTAG
- the iolC gene encoding 5-dehydro-2-deoxygluconokinase: protein MTHELLTIGRISVDIYPNDIGVGLEDVTSFGKYLGGSPSNVAVAAARHGRRTGVITRTGDDPFGQYLHRELQKFGVDDSFVSPVQGLQTPATFCAIQPPHDFPLYFYGRFPTAPDLQIKADELDTDAIRNARIFWSTVTGLCQEPSREAHIKAHEARPRTGLTEGQYTILDLDYRPMFWASEEEAREQVARILPHVTVAIGNDQECSVAVGPGTPDEQADRLLDAGVEIAVVKLGPEGVMAKTRTERVVSAPVPVETVNGLGAGDSFGGAFVHGLLSGWPLAQVLDYANAAGAIVASRLSCADAMPTPSEVTSLLAERGRLVPGTPIPEGAAL, encoded by the coding sequence GTGACCCACGAACTGCTCACGATCGGGCGAATCAGCGTTGATATCTACCCGAACGACATCGGGGTGGGACTGGAGGATGTCACGTCCTTCGGCAAGTACCTCGGCGGCTCGCCATCGAACGTTGCTGTTGCCGCCGCCCGCCATGGCCGCCGGACCGGCGTCATCACCCGCACCGGCGATGACCCGTTCGGGCAGTACCTGCACCGCGAACTGCAGAAGTTCGGCGTTGACGACTCCTTCGTCAGCCCGGTCCAGGGGCTCCAGACGCCGGCCACGTTCTGCGCGATCCAGCCGCCGCATGATTTCCCGCTGTACTTCTACGGCCGTTTCCCCACGGCGCCTGACCTGCAGATCAAGGCTGACGAGCTCGATACGGACGCCATCCGGAACGCACGGATCTTCTGGTCCACGGTGACCGGCCTGTGCCAGGAGCCGAGCCGCGAGGCGCACATCAAGGCCCACGAAGCACGGCCCCGCACCGGCCTGACGGAAGGCCAGTACACGATTCTGGACCTCGACTACCGCCCGATGTTCTGGGCCTCCGAGGAGGAAGCCCGCGAGCAGGTGGCCCGGATCCTGCCGCACGTCACGGTGGCCATCGGCAACGACCAGGAATGCTCCGTGGCTGTGGGCCCGGGGACCCCGGATGAACAGGCGGACCGCCTGCTGGACGCAGGCGTGGAAATCGCCGTCGTCAAGCTCGGCCCGGAAGGCGTGATGGCCAAGACCCGCACCGAGCGCGTGGTCTCCGCCCCCGTCCCGGTGGAGACCGTCAACGGCCTGGGTGCCGGCGACTCCTTCGGCGGCGCCTTCGTGCACGGGCTCCTGTCCGGCTGGCCGCTGGCCCAGGTCCTGGACTACGCGAACGCTGCCGGCGCCATTGTTGCCTCCCGGCTGTCCTGCGCGGATGCCATGCCCACCCCGTCCGAGGTCACCTCCCTGCTCGCCGAGCGCGGACGGCTTGTTCCCGGCACCCCCATCCCCGAAGGAGCGGCCCTGTGA
- a CDS encoding Cgl0159 family (beta/alpha)8-fold protein, which yields MSLNPGTATLAVDDNPRRYEHLSTIRLEDPDAVARAAKARRRHPGLKYGRQNFIVAADHPARGALAVGNDPVAMADRRQLLDRLQIALANPAVDGVLASPDIMDDLLLLGALEGKLVFGSMNRGGLTGLVNEFDDRFTGHTAAALEELGADGGKMLTRICLGDPDTVSLLEATAKAIDSLAERKLIAMVEPFLSVRENGRVRNDLSPDAVIKSIAIAEGLGSTSAYTWMKLPVVAEMERVMAATTMPTVLLGGDPAGTQDEVFATWGAALALPGVQGLTVGRTLLYPQDGDVAGAVAAAASLLHHTTSAHTAEVSE from the coding sequence GTGAGCCTCAACCCCGGCACCGCGACCCTCGCGGTGGATGACAACCCCCGCCGCTACGAGCACCTGAGCACCATCCGGCTCGAAGACCCGGACGCGGTGGCCCGGGCCGCCAAGGCCCGCCGCCGCCACCCGGGCCTGAAGTACGGCCGGCAGAACTTCATCGTCGCCGCCGACCATCCGGCCCGCGGAGCCCTCGCCGTCGGCAACGACCCGGTGGCCATGGCGGACCGCCGCCAGCTGTTGGACCGGCTGCAGATTGCACTGGCCAATCCGGCTGTGGACGGCGTCCTGGCGTCCCCGGACATCATGGATGACCTGCTGCTCCTGGGGGCGCTGGAGGGCAAGCTCGTGTTCGGTTCGATGAACCGCGGCGGCCTCACCGGCCTGGTCAACGAATTCGACGACCGGTTCACCGGCCACACCGCCGCCGCGCTGGAAGAACTGGGCGCGGACGGCGGCAAGATGCTCACCCGCATCTGCCTCGGCGACCCGGACACGGTCTCACTGCTGGAGGCCACGGCGAAGGCGATCGATTCGCTCGCCGAACGCAAGCTCATCGCCATGGTGGAGCCCTTCCTGTCCGTCCGGGAGAACGGCCGGGTCCGCAACGACCTGTCCCCGGACGCCGTCATCAAGTCCATCGCCATCGCCGAGGGCCTGGGGTCCACGAGCGCCTACACCTGGATGAAGCTGCCGGTCGTGGCCGAGATGGAACGCGTCATGGCCGCCACCACCATGCCCACCGTGCTGCTGGGCGGGGACCCGGCAGGCACCCAGGACGAGGTGTTCGCCACCTGGGGAGCAGCCCTCGCCCTCCCCGGCGTGCAGGGACTCACCGTCGGCCGGACCCTGCTGTACCCGCAGGACGGCGATGTTGCCGGAGCTGTCGCCGCGGCCGCTTCACTCCTCCACCACACCACATCAGCCCACACCGCAGAAGTATCGGAGTAA
- a CDS encoding CoA-acylating methylmalonate-semialdehyde dehydrogenase, translating to MSTTTVTTTINHFINGAETAGEGDRTQPVYNPATGQVTAELRLANRADLDTTVAAARAAADSWGDISLAKRTAVLFKFRELVANHIDELAELITAEHGKVLSDAKGEIGRGLEVIEFACGIPSLLKGDYSDQVSTGIDVFSFREPLGVVAGITPFNFPVMVPLWMAPMAIATGNAFILKPSERDPSASLLLARLWKDAGLPDGVFQVLHGDKETVDGLLTHPDVDGISFVGSTPIAKYVHETATAHGKRVQALGGAKNHAIILPDADLDNAADHLAAAAFGSAGERCMAISVAVAVGDAADLLVKKVEERAVAVKVNNGTVSGAEMGPVITPASKERIVRIVTEAEAAGAAMVVDGRDLVVPGHEDGFWVGPTVLDHVKTEMTAYSEEIFGPVLVVVRVDTLEDGITLINSNPYGNGTAIFTSSGAAARKFQRSVTVGMIGINVPLPVPVAYHSFGGWKASLFGDKHIYGPEGVSFYTRGKVVTSRWPEPTHASGASYNFPSN from the coding sequence ATGTCAACGACGACCGTCACCACCACCATCAACCACTTCATCAACGGTGCCGAAACCGCCGGCGAAGGCGACCGCACCCAGCCCGTCTACAACCCGGCCACCGGCCAGGTCACCGCCGAGCTGCGCCTGGCCAACCGCGCCGACCTGGACACCACCGTCGCCGCCGCCCGCGCCGCTGCCGACTCCTGGGGCGACATCTCCCTGGCCAAGCGCACCGCCGTGCTGTTCAAGTTCCGCGAACTCGTGGCTAACCACATCGATGAGCTTGCCGAGCTGATCACCGCCGAGCACGGCAAGGTCCTCTCCGACGCCAAGGGCGAGATCGGCCGCGGCCTGGAAGTCATCGAGTTCGCCTGCGGCATCCCGTCCCTGCTCAAGGGCGACTACTCCGATCAGGTCTCCACCGGCATCGACGTCTTCTCCTTCCGCGAACCCCTCGGCGTCGTCGCCGGCATCACCCCGTTCAACTTCCCCGTCATGGTGCCGCTGTGGATGGCCCCGATGGCGATCGCCACCGGCAACGCCTTCATCCTCAAGCCCTCCGAACGCGACCCCTCCGCCTCCCTGCTGCTGGCCAGGCTCTGGAAGGACGCCGGTCTGCCCGACGGTGTGTTCCAGGTCCTGCACGGCGACAAGGAAACCGTTGACGGGCTGCTGACCCACCCGGACGTGGACGGCATCTCCTTCGTGGGCTCCACCCCGATCGCCAAGTACGTCCACGAGACCGCCACCGCCCACGGCAAGCGCGTCCAGGCCCTGGGCGGGGCGAAGAACCACGCCATCATCCTGCCCGACGCCGACCTGGACAACGCCGCCGACCACCTCGCCGCCGCCGCGTTCGGCTCCGCCGGAGAACGCTGCATGGCCATCTCCGTCGCCGTCGCCGTCGGCGACGCCGCGGACCTGCTGGTCAAGAAGGTCGAAGAACGCGCCGTCGCCGTGAAGGTCAACAACGGCACCGTGTCCGGCGCCGAAATGGGCCCGGTCATCACGCCGGCGTCCAAGGAACGGATCGTACGGATCGTCACCGAGGCCGAAGCCGCGGGAGCTGCGATGGTCGTGGACGGCCGCGACCTCGTCGTTCCCGGCCACGAGGACGGCTTCTGGGTCGGGCCCACCGTCCTGGACCACGTCAAGACCGAAATGACCGCCTACAGCGAGGAAATCTTCGGACCCGTCCTCGTCGTCGTCCGCGTTGACACCCTGGAGGACGGCATCACGCTGATCAACTCCAACCCCTACGGCAACGGCACCGCCATCTTCACCTCCTCCGGCGCCGCCGCCCGCAAGTTCCAGCGCTCCGTCACGGTCGGCATGATCGGCATCAACGTGCCCCTGCCCGTCCCGGTCGCCTACCACTCCTTCGGCGGCTGGAAGGCCTCGCTCTTCGGCGACAAGCACATCTACGGCCCCGAAGGCGTCTCCTTCTACACCCGCGGCAAGGTGGTCACCAGCCGCTGGCCCGAACCAACCCACGCCTCCGGCGCCTCCTACAACTTCCCGTCCAACTAG
- the sucD gene encoding succinate--CoA ligase subunit alpha produces MSIYLNKDSKVIVQGITGGEGTKHTALMLKAGTNIVGGVNARKAGTTVLHGENEITVFGTVKEAMAETGADVSIVFVPPAFTKNAVVEAIEAGIGLVVVITEGVPVQDSAEFWALAQSKVDADGNQVTRIIGPNCPGIITPGEALVGITPANITGKGPIGLVSKSGTLTYQMMYELRDLGFSTAIGIGGDPIIGTTHIDALAAFEADPETKAIVMIGEIGGDAEERAADFIKANVTKPVVGYVAGFTAPEGKTMGHAGAIVSGSAGTAQAKKEALEAAGVKVGKTPSETAKLLREVYAAL; encoded by the coding sequence ATGTCTATTTATCTGAACAAGGACTCCAAGGTCATCGTCCAGGGCATCACGGGCGGCGAGGGCACCAAGCACACCGCCCTCATGCTCAAGGCCGGCACCAACATCGTGGGCGGCGTCAACGCCCGCAAGGCCGGCACCACCGTCCTGCACGGCGAAAACGAGATCACCGTTTTCGGCACGGTCAAGGAAGCCATGGCAGAGACCGGCGCCGACGTCTCCATCGTCTTCGTCCCGCCGGCATTCACCAAGAACGCCGTTGTTGAAGCCATCGAGGCCGGCATCGGCCTGGTCGTCGTCATCACCGAAGGTGTGCCGGTTCAGGACTCCGCCGAGTTCTGGGCACTGGCACAGTCCAAGGTCGACGCCGACGGCAACCAGGTCACCCGCATCATCGGACCGAACTGCCCCGGCATCATCACCCCGGGTGAGGCCCTCGTTGGCATCACCCCGGCGAACATCACCGGCAAGGGCCCCATCGGCCTGGTGTCCAAGTCCGGCACGCTGACCTACCAGATGATGTACGAACTGCGCGACCTCGGCTTCTCCACCGCCATCGGCATCGGCGGTGACCCCATCATCGGCACCACCCACATCGACGCCCTGGCTGCGTTCGAGGCTGACCCGGAGACCAAGGCCATCGTGATGATCGGCGAAATCGGCGGCGACGCCGAAGAGCGTGCCGCCGACTTCATCAAGGCCAACGTCACCAAGCCGGTTGTCGGCTACGTGGCTGGTTTCACCGCGCCGGAAGGCAAGACCATGGGCCACGCAGGCGCCATCGTCTCCGGTTCCGCCGGTACCGCCCAGGCGAAGAAGGAAGCCCTCGAGGCTGCAGGCGTCAAGGTCGGCAAAACGCCGTCCGAGACCGCCAAGCTGCTGCGCGAAGTCTACGCAGCGCTCTAA
- a CDS encoding tautomerase family protein, with protein sequence MPLVRIDVHSGRSRDELSRLSRGIHDAILAEYGVPERDYFHIVTEHAPGQIVAQDAGLGFERTRDVIMIQIFTQGGRSQEAKQSLFAAVAAKLAGLGVAGEDVFIGYVENTAGDWSFGFGRAQYVTGELAVPKK encoded by the coding sequence ATGCCGCTCGTACGAATCGACGTCCACTCGGGGCGCAGCCGGGACGAACTCAGCCGCCTCAGCCGGGGCATTCATGATGCCATCCTGGCCGAGTATGGCGTCCCGGAGCGCGACTACTTCCACATTGTCACCGAACATGCGCCGGGCCAGATTGTGGCGCAGGATGCGGGCCTTGGCTTTGAGCGCACCCGCGACGTCATCATGATCCAGATCTTTACCCAGGGCGGGCGCAGCCAGGAGGCGAAGCAGAGCCTCTTTGCGGCAGTGGCGGCGAAGCTGGCGGGGCTGGGGGTCGCCGGTGAGGACGTTTTCATCGGGTACGTCGAGAACACGGCGGGGGACTGGTCCTTTGGGTTCGGCCGCGCCCAATACGTTACCGGCGAGCTCGCCGTGCCGAAGAAATAA
- the sucC gene encoding ADP-forming succinate--CoA ligase subunit beta, which produces MDLFEYQARDMFEAHGVPVLAGIVAHTPEEAKAAAEKIGGVTVVKAQVKVGGRGKAGGVKVAKSADEALEHSTNILGMDIKGHTVNKVMIAQGADIAEEYYFSVLLDRANRNYLAMCSVEGGMEIEQLAVERPEALAKVAIDPAVGIDQAKADEIVAAAGFAEELRGKVAGVILKLWDVFKKEDATLVEVNPLVKTGAGEIVALDGKVTLDENAEFRHPKHAQLEDKESADPLEAKAKAQDLNYVKLDGEVGIIGNGAGLVMSTLDVVAYAGENHGNVKPANFLDIGGGASAEVMAAGLDVILGDEQVKSVFVNVFGGITACDAVAKGIVGALAELGHSANKPLVVRLDGNNVEEGRRILAEANHPLVTLAATMDEGADKAAELANAR; this is translated from the coding sequence GTGGACCTGTTTGAATATCAGGCGCGCGATATGTTCGAAGCGCACGGTGTACCCGTGCTCGCCGGCATCGTGGCGCACACCCCTGAAGAAGCAAAGGCAGCTGCCGAGAAGATCGGCGGCGTAACTGTCGTCAAGGCACAGGTTAAGGTCGGTGGCCGCGGCAAGGCCGGCGGCGTCAAGGTTGCCAAGTCCGCCGACGAGGCACTTGAGCACTCCACCAACATCCTGGGCATGGACATCAAGGGCCACACCGTCAACAAGGTGATGATCGCCCAGGGTGCGGACATCGCCGAGGAATACTACTTCTCCGTCCTTCTGGACCGGGCCAACCGCAACTACCTGGCCATGTGCTCGGTTGAAGGCGGCATGGAGATCGAGCAGCTCGCCGTTGAGCGGCCCGAGGCCCTGGCCAAGGTAGCCATCGACCCCGCCGTGGGCATCGACCAGGCCAAGGCTGATGAAATCGTCGCCGCCGCCGGCTTCGCTGAAGAACTGCGCGGCAAGGTCGCCGGCGTCATTCTGAAGCTCTGGGACGTCTTCAAGAAGGAAGACGCCACCCTCGTGGAGGTCAACCCGCTGGTCAAGACCGGTGCGGGTGAGATCGTTGCCCTCGACGGCAAGGTCACCCTCGACGAGAACGCCGAATTCCGCCACCCCAAGCACGCCCAGCTTGAGGACAAGGAATCCGCAGATCCGCTGGAGGCCAAGGCCAAGGCGCAGGACCTGAACTACGTCAAGCTGGACGGTGAAGTCGGCATCATCGGTAACGGTGCAGGCCTGGTCATGTCCACCCTGGACGTCGTCGCCTACGCCGGCGAGAACCACGGCAACGTCAAGCCCGCCAACTTCCTGGACATCGGCGGCGGAGCCTCCGCCGAGGTCATGGCCGCAGGCTTGGACGTCATCCTGGGTGATGAGCAGGTCAAGTCCGTGTTCGTCAACGTCTTCGGCGGCATCACCGCCTGTGACGCTGTTGCCAAGGGCATCGTGGGCGCGCTGGCCGAGCTGGGCCACTCCGCCAACAAGCCGCTGGTTGTCCGCCTCGACGGCAACAACGTCGAAGAAGGCCGCCGCATCCTCGCCGAGGCCAACCACCCGCTGGTTACCCTGGCCGCCACCATGGACGAGGGCGCCGACAAGGCCGCCGAGCTCGCCAACGCCCGCTGA
- the iolD gene encoding 3D-(3,5/4)-trihydroxycyclohexane-1,2-dione acylhydrolase (decyclizing) — MGTGTRRMTVAQAVVEYLSKQYTVDSVGGVDFRERLIPGTFGIFGHGNVAGVGQALKQYQAKDPRIMPYYQGRNEQAQAHQAVGYARHTRRRQTFAISTSIGPGSSNLLTGAALATTNRLPVLLLPSDTFATRAADPVLQQLEQPYAYDLTVNDAFRPLSKFFDRVTRPEQLFSAFHHGLRVLTDPAETGAVTISLPQDVQAEAFDVPEEFLAEREWRIRRPEADDDDIRRAAEAIRAAKRPLIIAGGGVLYAYANEELAAFAELTGIPVGNTQAGVGVLPWDHQFSLGAIGSTGTTAANALAAEADLIIGIGTRYEDFTTASRTAFQNPDLKFININVAAIDAYKHGTSLPIVADARKALVKLNQALGGYRVGADLEQKIAAEKQRWNTTVDTAFDTRFSPLPAQNEIIGATNRAMDASDVVICAAGSLPGDLHKMWRVRDPFGYHVEYAYSCMGYEIPGGLGVKRAALAEAAKGGTQRDVVVMVGDGSYLMMHTELVTAVAERIKLIVVLIQNHGYASIGSLSESLGSQRFGTQYRVLDEEQHSFDEGETLPVDLALNAESLGVKVIRIEPGEKAIAELEQAIRDAKAAPERGGPIVIHVESDPLLDAPSSESWWDVPVSAVSELESTQQAYQTYTGHKNRQRKLLG, encoded by the coding sequence ATGGGAACAGGAACCCGCCGGATGACCGTGGCGCAGGCCGTGGTCGAATACCTTTCCAAGCAGTACACCGTTGATTCCGTTGGCGGGGTCGATTTCCGCGAGCGGCTGATCCCGGGCACGTTCGGCATTTTCGGGCACGGCAACGTGGCCGGTGTGGGCCAGGCCCTGAAGCAGTACCAGGCCAAGGACCCGCGCATCATGCCGTACTACCAGGGCCGCAACGAGCAGGCCCAGGCGCACCAGGCCGTCGGTTACGCCCGCCACACCCGCCGCCGCCAGACATTCGCGATCAGCACCTCGATCGGCCCGGGCTCGTCCAACCTGCTCACCGGTGCCGCCCTGGCCACCACCAACCGGCTGCCGGTCCTGCTGCTGCCGTCCGACACGTTCGCCACCCGCGCCGCGGACCCGGTGCTGCAGCAGCTCGAACAGCCCTACGCCTACGACCTCACGGTCAACGACGCCTTCCGGCCGCTGTCCAAGTTCTTCGACCGGGTCACCCGCCCGGAACAGCTGTTCTCCGCGTTCCACCACGGCCTGCGCGTCCTCACGGACCCGGCCGAGACCGGCGCGGTGACCATCTCGCTGCCCCAGGACGTCCAGGCGGAAGCCTTCGACGTGCCCGAGGAATTCCTCGCCGAACGTGAATGGCGGATCCGCCGCCCCGAAGCCGACGACGACGACATCCGCCGCGCCGCCGAAGCCATCCGGGCCGCGAAGCGGCCCCTGATCATCGCCGGCGGCGGCGTCCTGTACGCCTACGCCAATGAGGAACTCGCTGCCTTTGCCGAGCTGACCGGCATCCCGGTGGGCAACACGCAGGCCGGCGTCGGCGTCCTGCCCTGGGACCACCAGTTCTCCCTCGGCGCCATCGGCTCCACGGGCACGACGGCGGCCAACGCCCTGGCAGCCGAAGCGGACCTGATCATCGGCATCGGCACCCGCTACGAGGACTTCACCACCGCGTCCCGGACCGCGTTCCAGAACCCGGACCTGAAGTTCATCAACATCAACGTCGCAGCGATCGACGCGTACAAGCACGGCACCTCGCTGCCGATCGTCGCCGACGCCCGCAAGGCGCTGGTCAAGCTCAACCAGGCCCTTGGCGGCTACCGCGTCGGCGCCGACCTGGAGCAGAAGATCGCCGCCGAGAAGCAGCGCTGGAACACCACGGTGGATACGGCCTTCGACACCCGGTTCAGCCCGCTGCCGGCGCAGAACGAGATCATCGGCGCCACCAACCGGGCCATGGACGCCTCCGACGTGGTCATCTGCGCCGCCGGTTCCCTGCCGGGTGACCTGCACAAGATGTGGCGGGTCCGCGACCCGTTCGGCTACCACGTCGAATACGCCTACTCCTGCATGGGCTACGAAATCCCCGGCGGGCTGGGCGTCAAGCGCGCAGCGCTTGCCGAGGCCGCCAAGGGCGGGACCCAGCGCGACGTCGTCGTCATGGTGGGGGACGGCTCCTACCTGATGATGCACACCGAACTGGTCACCGCCGTCGCCGAACGGATCAAACTGATCGTGGTCCTGATCCAGAACCACGGCTACGCCTCCATCGGTTCGCTGTCCGAATCGCTCGGCTCGCAGCGCTTCGGCACCCAGTACCGGGTGTTGGACGAGGAGCAGCACAGCTTCGACGAGGGCGAGACCCTCCCGGTAGACCTGGCCCTGAACGCCGAATCCCTGGGCGTGAAGGTGATCCGGATCGAGCCGGGGGAGAAGGCCATCGCCGAGCTCGAGCAGGCCATCCGCGACGCCAAGGCCGCCCCGGAACGCGGCGGCCCGATCGTGATCCACGTCGAATCCGACCCGCTGCTGGACGCACCGAGCTCCGAATCCTGGTGGGACGTGCCCGTCTCCGCCGTTTCCGAACTGGAATCCACCCAGCAGGCCTACCAGACCTACACCGGCCACAAGAACCGCCAGCGCAAGCTGCTCGGCTAA